A portion of the Granulosicoccus antarcticus IMCC3135 genome contains these proteins:
- a CDS encoding mechanosensitive ion channel family protein, giving the protein MPELNTGDIKASKLINDLGDISFTQIALIIFSVWLLIFLSRQLLPILAKHGPSKLRLYFLAAVPFIRLCLLAVAVLMIIPIIFNITLQNFLVIAGAVSVAIGFAFKDLASSLIAGVVAIFERTYRPGDWVRIEDDYGEVQEVGLRAITLRTPDDDIVTIAHDRIWSNNISNSNDGQQTLMCVADFYLDANHDAAAMRVVLHDIALTSAFLDYSKPVLVILAEVPWGSHYKLKAYPFDMRDQFEFISDMTVRGKLGIREAGAKEVQAPAMIQAAAQG; this is encoded by the coding sequence ATGCCTGAATTGAATACAGGAGATATCAAAGCCTCCAAACTGATCAACGACCTTGGTGATATCAGCTTCACGCAGATCGCACTGATCATATTCTCAGTGTGGCTGCTGATCTTCTTGTCGCGCCAGTTATTGCCGATCCTGGCAAAACACGGACCCAGTAAACTAAGGTTGTATTTCCTGGCGGCGGTCCCTTTCATTCGCCTGTGCCTGTTGGCAGTTGCGGTACTGATGATAATTCCCATCATCTTCAATATCACGCTCCAGAATTTTCTGGTCATCGCTGGCGCCGTCAGTGTCGCCATCGGCTTTGCATTCAAGGACCTTGCCAGCAGTCTGATTGCAGGCGTGGTTGCGATATTCGAACGCACCTATCGCCCCGGTGACTGGGTAAGAATCGAGGATGACTACGGTGAAGTACAAGAGGTTGGTTTACGCGCCATCACCCTGCGCACACCCGATGATGACATCGTGACCATCGCGCACGACCGCATCTGGAGCAACAACATCAGTAACTCCAATGATGGCCAGCAGACCTTGATGTGTGTCGCAGATTTCTATCTTGATGCAAATCATGACGCAGCTGCGATGCGCGTTGTTCTACACGACATTGCGTTAACCAGTGCTTTTCTGGATTACTCAAAACCGGTACTCGTCATACTGGCAGAAGTACCTTGGGGTTCACATTACAAGCTCAAGGCTTACCCGTTTGACATGCGCGATCAATTTGAATTCATCAGCGATATGACTGTAAGGGGCAAACTTGGCATACGAGAAGCGGGCGCCAAAGAGGTACAGGCACCAGCAATGATTCAGGCAGCTGCACAGGGTTAG
- a CDS encoding DUF294 nucleotidyltransferase-like domain-containing protein, with protein sequence MNEPMQLSTFHRLQHVTPFDNLPDASLTELCSSAILHSIAAGDRIIEGDTMNPAYPVFIILSGRVRLVESEQQMTVRHLRANEVFGHFAMLRKLPPPYRAEISRAAVILEIKHTALLTLFARHPVFAAWFQADLRRFERELGAFDDVAGSRFLFGQRLVELANGPVMVCSPTLPIRDVARLMAKHDSDCVVINSDQGPVGLVSDSDLRTQVVAAGLSSELPVSTIMKPDPLTIRARASVFDGMMAMEDRNWRHLVLLDDNGALQGVVSDTDLARVLLNSPTALRRRVEQADNGQELRKLRSAADQMIVTLYRRGVRAEDLLQINTRFNDAMTVRILDIVSAQLDAPPSGLTWCWLSLGSEGRGEMGLRTDQDNAIIYDSDAPEQANTWLARLAEAANDMLDVAGIARCEAGIMASNSAMRHDLNGWSHIIKEWMSDTDESHLLWISALTDCRPIYGDGKLCGDLRTEIVRIVSERRHFLPMLAREALEPGLPVRHFPSPRLKGFKADEGMALNLKLHGTHLVTHAARLFCLDGGWLEQTGTGERLAWLLEHDPKLHDTAREAMVAYGLFADLRLSWHVDQTSRGEELSDVMPLVKVGETRKRLLMGAYQTVEEIRQRIRTQFSTRS encoded by the coding sequence TTGAACGAACCCATGCAACTGAGTACCTTCCACCGGTTGCAGCATGTCACGCCGTTCGACAACCTGCCCGACGCCTCGCTGACAGAACTTTGCAGCAGCGCAATACTGCACTCAATAGCGGCTGGCGACAGAATCATCGAAGGCGACACGATGAACCCTGCATACCCGGTGTTTATCATCTTGTCGGGCCGTGTTCGACTAGTCGAGTCAGAGCAGCAGATGACCGTCAGGCATCTTCGAGCCAACGAAGTGTTTGGCCACTTTGCAATGCTCAGAAAACTCCCGCCCCCCTATCGCGCTGAAATCTCCCGCGCCGCCGTGATACTGGAGATCAAACATACAGCTCTGCTGACTTTATTTGCCAGGCATCCAGTCTTTGCTGCCTGGTTCCAGGCGGATTTGCGCCGGTTCGAACGCGAGCTTGGCGCATTCGATGACGTTGCAGGTAGTCGCTTTCTATTTGGCCAGCGCCTGGTCGAGCTGGCAAACGGCCCGGTTATGGTTTGCAGCCCTACCCTGCCAATCCGCGATGTGGCCAGATTGATGGCGAAACATGACAGTGACTGTGTTGTCATCAATTCGGATCAGGGGCCGGTGGGACTGGTTTCCGACAGTGACCTGCGCACTCAGGTCGTAGCAGCCGGGCTGTCATCGGAACTACCGGTTTCAACCATTATGAAGCCAGATCCATTGACGATACGGGCACGCGCATCGGTGTTCGACGGCATGATGGCCATGGAGGATCGGAACTGGCGACATCTGGTATTGCTGGACGATAACGGCGCGCTTCAAGGTGTGGTCAGCGATACCGATCTGGCCCGTGTGCTGCTGAACAGTCCGACAGCTCTGCGTCGACGTGTTGAGCAAGCGGACAACGGCCAGGAATTGCGCAAGCTGCGCAGTGCGGCAGATCAGATGATAGTGACTCTCTATCGTCGAGGCGTACGTGCCGAGGACTTGCTCCAGATCAACACCCGCTTCAATGACGCCATGACAGTGAGAATACTGGACATTGTCAGTGCTCAACTGGATGCGCCGCCCTCAGGATTAACCTGGTGCTGGCTGTCGCTGGGCTCCGAGGGTCGAGGTGAAATGGGGCTGCGCACTGATCAGGACAACGCCATCATTTATGACTCAGACGCGCCAGAGCAGGCCAATACCTGGCTTGCACGCCTGGCAGAGGCCGCCAACGACATGCTGGATGTTGCAGGCATTGCACGCTGCGAAGCTGGCATCATGGCGAGCAATTCTGCGATGCGACACGATCTGAATGGCTGGAGTCACATCATCAAGGAGTGGATGTCAGATACCGATGAGAGCCACCTGCTGTGGATAAGTGCACTGACTGATTGCCGCCCCATCTATGGTGATGGCAAACTGTGTGGAGACCTCAGAACAGAAATTGTACGGATTGTCTCTGAGCGACGCCATTTTCTGCCGATGCTGGCCCGTGAAGCACTTGAACCCGGTTTGCCCGTCAGACACTTTCCCAGCCCACGTCTAAAGGGCTTCAAGGCGGACGAGGGAATGGCATTGAACCTCAAACTTCACGGTACACACCTGGTAACTCATGCCGCTCGCCTGTTCTGCCTGGACGGCGGCTGGCTGGAGCAGACCGGCACCGGAGAGCGTCTTGCCTGGTTACTTGAGCACGACCCCAAGCTACACGATACCGCCCGGGAGGCGATGGTTGCCTATGGTTTATTTGCCGACTTGCGCCTGAGCTGGCATGTGGATCAGACAAGCCGAGGCGAGGAGCTCAGTGATGTCATGCCATTAGTGAAGGTTGGCGAGACACGCAAACGGCTATTGATGGGTGCCTACCAGACCGTTGAGGAAATACGGCAACGCATCAGAACTCAGTTCAGCACCCGTTCCTGA